A window of Mycolicibacterium fluoranthenivorans contains these coding sequences:
- a CDS encoding acyltransferase codes for MFREPASADPADIARKKAAAPALRMAPESEWVLDENNRVIQYKMQGIGFVPKAKNRIGELVFNLLITYIPSHAIRLGFLRLCGAKIGKHTHILRGTTVLDPAYLTIGDGVAIGFRCMLDARAGIYIGNQVTIASDVQIIGGGHDVNHPDFLPVPIPTVICDYVWIASRAMVLPSLIGRGAVVAAQALVTKDVDELNIVGGVPAKVIGKRDPDVLLYTNTRRPPPFY; via the coding sequence ATGTTTCGTGAACCGGCTTCGGCAGATCCGGCTGATATAGCCCGGAAGAAGGCCGCCGCTCCGGCGCTGAGGATGGCCCCGGAGTCGGAATGGGTTCTCGACGAGAACAACCGAGTGATCCAGTACAAGATGCAGGGCATCGGCTTCGTTCCGAAGGCGAAGAACCGCATCGGCGAGTTGGTGTTCAATCTGTTGATCACCTACATCCCGTCGCACGCCATCCGGCTTGGGTTTCTGCGGTTGTGCGGGGCCAAGATCGGCAAACACACCCACATTCTGCGCGGCACCACCGTCCTCGATCCGGCCTATCTGACCATCGGTGACGGGGTGGCCATCGGCTTCCGCTGCATGCTGGACGCACGCGCCGGCATCTATATCGGCAACCAGGTCACCATCGCCAGCGATGTGCAGATCATCGGTGGGGGCCACGACGTCAATCACCCGGACTTCCTGCCGGTGCCGATTCCGACGGTGATCTGTGACTACGTGTGGATCGCCAGTCGGGCGATGGTCCTGCCGTCGCTGATCGGCCGCGGCGCGGTGGTGGCCGCGCAGGCGCTGGTGACCAAGGACGTCGACGAGTTGAACATCGTCGGTGGGGTGCCTGCCAAGGTGATCGGCAAACGGGATCCAGACGTGCTGCTGTACACCAACACTCGCCGACCCCCGCCGTTCTACTGA
- a CDS encoding DUF4333 domain-containing protein, with amino-acid sequence MGVRVIRVTGAGIAAVATCAVIAACTSTVPGQPAASGTQTTTSGAPGQPASGPRVAKEALQKVVVDQLARSGVTPQSVACPQDLIGQVGQSVRCDVTVSAVNSFQIAIAVTGVKGSEVNYAMTPSVSKSQLAVSVADMVNRSTQTAPDSVSCESDLDGKVGATAYCNVTVAGAATRQAVVVTKVQGLAMDYGLATAQGSDPAQPPTGTPPPGPGGGPVLAPNGGLGATLPKAVAEGALLAQLRQTGQVPDSASCAGDMPISVGATLPCTAVTAGRGQNYLLVVASVVNGSATFKVLPAQ; translated from the coding sequence ATGGGCGTGAGAGTGATCCGAGTAACAGGTGCCGGGATCGCGGCGGTGGCGACCTGCGCGGTGATCGCCGCCTGTACCAGCACGGTGCCCGGGCAACCCGCCGCCAGTGGCACGCAGACGACGACCAGCGGCGCCCCCGGTCAGCCCGCGAGCGGCCCGCGGGTGGCCAAAGAGGCGCTGCAGAAGGTGGTCGTCGATCAACTCGCCCGCTCCGGGGTGACCCCACAGTCGGTGGCCTGCCCGCAAGATCTGATCGGCCAGGTCGGGCAGTCGGTCCGCTGTGACGTCACCGTCAGCGCGGTGAACAGTTTTCAGATCGCCATCGCGGTGACGGGCGTCAAAGGCAGCGAGGTGAACTACGCGATGACACCGTCGGTGAGCAAGAGCCAGCTCGCGGTGTCGGTCGCCGACATGGTCAATCGTTCGACCCAGACCGCCCCGGACTCGGTGAGTTGCGAATCGGACCTGGACGGCAAGGTGGGGGCGACGGCGTACTGCAATGTCACCGTTGCGGGGGCGGCCACCCGACAGGCGGTGGTGGTCACCAAGGTGCAGGGCCTGGCGATGGACTACGGGCTGGCGACGGCCCAGGGGAGTGATCCGGCGCAGCCGCCGACCGGCACTCCGCCGCCGGGGCCCGGTGGCGGCCCGGTGCTGGCGCCCAACGGTGGCCTGGGCGCGACCCTGCCCAAGGCTGTCGCCGAAGGCGCGCTGCTTGCCCAGTTGCGGCAAACCGGCCAGGTCCCGGACTCGGCCAGCTGCGCCGGTGACATGCCCATCTCCGTCGGTGCCACCCTGCCGTGCACCGCGGTGACCGCGGGCCGGGGACAGAACTACCTGCTGGTGGTGGCTTCCGTGGTGAACGGCAGCGCCACTTTCAAAGTGCTTCCAGCACAGTAA
- a CDS encoding Maf family protein: protein MTRVVLGSASAGRLGVLRHAGIEPLVLVSDVDEDAIMASLPGAPAAEVVLALSSAKADRVAGSLDAETAADCVVIGCDSMLEVDGRLRGKPGSIEAARAQWQSCAGRPGILHTGHTVLHVRDGQVVGRGVQTASTTVHFADPEPSDLEAYLASGEPLWVAGGFTLDGLGGWFVDRIEGDPSNVIGLSLPLLRTMLARLGLSVAHLWTANPAPQHS, encoded by the coding sequence ATGACGCGAGTTGTCCTGGGCTCGGCCTCTGCGGGCCGGCTCGGGGTACTCCGGCACGCAGGCATCGAACCGCTGGTGCTGGTCTCCGATGTCGACGAGGACGCCATCATGGCGTCGTTACCAGGCGCGCCCGCCGCGGAGGTGGTGCTGGCCCTGTCCAGCGCCAAAGCCGACCGGGTGGCCGGATCGCTGGATGCCGAGACGGCCGCGGATTGCGTGGTGATCGGTTGCGATTCGATGCTCGAAGTCGACGGCCGACTGCGCGGCAAGCCCGGCAGCATCGAGGCAGCCAGGGCGCAGTGGCAGTCCTGCGCGGGCCGTCCCGGAATCCTGCACACCGGGCATACCGTGCTGCATGTGCGCGATGGCCAGGTCGTCGGCCGGGGCGTCCAGACGGCCTCCACCACAGTGCATTTCGCAGACCCCGAGCCCTCCGACCTGGAGGCCTATCTGGCCAGCGGTGAGCCACTCTGGGTGGCGGGCGGCTTCACCCTCGATGGTCTCGGTGGTTGGTTCGTGGACCGCATCGAGGGTGATCCGTCGAACGTGATCGGCCTCAGCCTCCCCTTGCTGCGCACCATGCTGGCGCGGTTGGGGCTGAGCGTGGCGCACCTGTGGACCGCCAATCCGGCGCCACAGCACAGCTGA
- a CDS encoding glycosyltransferase family 4 protein, with protein sequence MGRVLGGSLHDHRLVFVAPDEGQTAVGDYAQDLVEALRPHFGEVVEERTAGPGIDTLADVRRHRARVRTLVADGPPGRTLVHAELSTGVMPTFWAVAGLSGVPVTATIHDPPQGLWFLARPRFIAKSRLLTHGIHYPLRPLSRAIEGRVYGERTLIALTERGRQSIERTYPRTRTAYIPHLVRERPVIAPAQERPKAVGFFGFVYRGKGFEQIAEIRAQLPDDILIRVAGRGTEDLPRADGIEILGGVDGAAEDAFFASVRAIALPYGKRHFYAETYPASGVVAHAMAYRTPVVCTGYGSLAELDPEHGVVVVPPGADPGRLATEVGTLLNDEARLTELGVNADRTRQERSPARTAEAFVAVWQQLLDGRSAGV encoded by the coding sequence ATGGGGCGTGTGCTCGGTGGTTCGCTGCACGACCACCGCCTGGTCTTCGTCGCCCCCGACGAAGGGCAGACCGCAGTAGGCGACTACGCCCAGGACCTGGTGGAGGCGCTGCGCCCGCATTTCGGCGAGGTCGTCGAGGAACGCACCGCCGGCCCGGGCATCGACACCTTGGCCGACGTGCGCCGGCATCGGGCCCGGGTGCGCACCTTGGTGGCCGACGGGCCCCCCGGCCGGACCCTGGTGCACGCCGAGTTGTCGACCGGGGTGATGCCCACCTTCTGGGCGGTTGCGGGCCTGTCCGGAGTGCCGGTGACCGCCACCATCCACGATCCGCCCCAGGGTTTGTGGTTCCTGGCCCGGCCGCGGTTCATCGCCAAGTCACGGTTGCTCACCCACGGCATCCACTACCCCTTGCGCCCGTTGTCGCGGGCCATCGAGGGCCGGGTGTACGGGGAACGGACCCTGATCGCGCTGACGGAGAGGGGGCGACAGTCGATCGAACGTACCTACCCGCGTACCCGCACCGCCTATATCCCGCATCTGGTGCGGGAGCGGCCTGTCATCGCGCCCGCCCAGGAGCGTCCGAAGGCAGTCGGATTCTTCGGATTCGTCTATCGCGGTAAGGGTTTCGAGCAGATCGCCGAGATCCGGGCCCAACTGCCCGACGATATCCTGATCCGGGTTGCCGGCCGCGGGACCGAGGACCTGCCCCGAGCCGACGGTATCGAGATTCTCGGCGGGGTCGACGGTGCCGCCGAGGACGCCTTCTTCGCCTCGGTCCGCGCCATCGCACTGCCGTACGGCAAACGCCATTTCTACGCCGAGACCTATCCCGCCTCCGGGGTGGTGGCGCACGCGATGGCCTACCGCACGCCGGTCGTCTGCACCGGTTACGGGTCGCTGGCCGAACTGGACCCCGAACACGGCGTGGTGGTCGTTCCGCCGGGAGCCGATCCCGGCCGGTTGGCGACCGAGGTCGGCACGCTCCTGAACGACGAAGCCCGGCTCACCGAGTTGGGTGTCAACGCCGACCGGACCCGGCAGGAGCGTTCGCCAGCGCGCACCGCAGAGGCGTTCGTGGCGGTCTGGCAACAACTCCTCGACGGCAGGTCGGCCGGTGTCTGA
- a CDS encoding glycosyltransferase, with protein MVGANWPVHLERNAHVKAQRRYDGVDGPRVVIAHDYLTQRGGAEKVVLSMSRAFPDAPIYTLLYHPAGTYPEFADRDVRVSPLNRIPVLRKHHRAALPLLPAAASSMFVDADVVVTSSSGWAHGFRTNGAKLVHCHTPAHWLYTTDMYLNDEGDGLKRALLKVAGPPLKAWDRRAAGTVDRYLAVSTMIKDRIHDVYGIDADVLPSPVAMRTDVEVEPVGEVEQWATGDQPFYLCVSRLLPYKNVDKVVRAFAGSDRRLVVVGRGPEARHIEQIRTPNVALLSDLTDAQMAWLYQSCRALIAASYEDYGLTPIEAAVWGKPAVVLRWGGFLDTVVDGVTGTFFDEPQADSIAAALDRFDAQSFDPQVIRKHADQFTEQRYAERLHEAVDALVAR; from the coding sequence ATGGTGGGCGCCAACTGGCCCGTTCACCTGGAGAGGAACGCCCACGTGAAGGCTCAGCGCCGCTACGACGGAGTGGATGGACCCCGCGTGGTCATCGCTCACGACTACCTGACGCAACGTGGTGGTGCCGAGAAGGTCGTGTTGTCGATGAGTCGGGCCTTCCCCGATGCGCCGATCTACACGTTGCTCTACCACCCGGCCGGTACCTACCCCGAATTCGCCGATCGCGATGTGCGGGTCTCGCCGCTGAACCGGATCCCGGTGTTGCGCAAGCACCACCGCGCGGCACTGCCGCTCCTGCCCGCGGCGGCCTCGTCGATGTTCGTCGACGCCGACGTCGTGGTCACCAGCAGCAGCGGCTGGGCCCACGGGTTCCGCACCAACGGCGCCAAGCTGGTGCACTGTCACACACCGGCGCACTGGCTGTACACGACGGACATGTACCTCAACGACGAGGGCGACGGGCTCAAACGCGCGCTGCTGAAGGTCGCCGGGCCCCCGTTGAAGGCATGGGATCGCCGCGCCGCGGGGACGGTCGACCGGTATCTGGCGGTCTCGACGATGATCAAAGACCGGATCCACGACGTCTATGGCATAGATGCCGACGTCTTGCCCTCGCCGGTCGCGATGCGCACCGACGTCGAGGTGGAACCGGTCGGCGAGGTCGAGCAGTGGGCCACCGGTGACCAGCCGTTCTATCTGTGTGTGTCCCGGCTGTTGCCGTACAAGAACGTCGACAAGGTGGTGCGGGCATTTGCCGGCAGCGACCGTCGGCTGGTGGTGGTGGGCCGAGGCCCCGAGGCGCGCCACATCGAGCAGATCCGTACACCGAACGTGGCGCTGCTATCCGACCTGACCGATGCGCAGATGGCCTGGCTGTACCAGTCGTGCCGGGCGCTGATCGCGGCCAGCTACGAGGACTACGGTCTGACGCCGATCGAGGCCGCGGTCTGGGGCAAACCCGCCGTGGTGCTGCGTTGGGGTGGATTCCTGGACACCGTGGTCGACGGTGTCACCGGGACATTCTTCGATGAGCCGCAGGCCGATTCGATCGCCGCGGCGTTGGACCGATTCGACGCCCAGAGCTTCGATCCGCAGGTCATCCGCAAGCACGCCGACCAGTTCACCGAGCAGCGCTACGCCGAACGTCTTCATGAGGCGGTCGACGCGCTCGTCGCGCGATGA
- a CDS encoding acyl-CoA carboxylase subunit beta, translating to MTSVTDPPAPAAPHVIDIHTTAGKLADLRKRAEEAKHPVGEAAVEKVHAKGKLTARERVLALLDEGSFVELDALAKHRSTNFGLAENRPVGDGVVTGYGTIDGRDVCIFSQDATVFGGSLGEVYGEKIVKVQELAIKTGRPLIGINDGAGARIQEGVVSLGLYSKIFRNNILASGVIPQISLIMGAAAGGHVYSPALTDFIVMVDQTSQMFITGPDVIKTVTGENVTMEELGGAHTHMAKSGTAHYVASGEQDAFDYVRDLLSYLPSNNYADPPRFPAPPHPGAIEDNLTAEDLELDTLIPDSPNQPYDMHEVISRILDDDEFLEVQAGYAGNIVIGYGRVDGRTVGIVANQPTQFAGCLDINASEKAARFIRTCDCFNIPIVLLVDVPGFLPGTDQEYNGIIRRGAKLLYAYGEATVAKVTVITRKSYGGAYCVMGSKDMGADVVVAWPTAQIAVMGASGAVGFVYRSQLKDAAAKGEDVDALRLELQQDYEDTLVNPYVAAERGYVDAVIPPSHTRGYVATALRLLERKISTVPPKKHGNIPL from the coding sequence ATGACGAGCGTTACCGATCCTCCCGCACCGGCCGCCCCGCACGTAATCGATATCCACACCACCGCCGGCAAATTGGCTGACCTGCGCAAGCGCGCCGAGGAGGCCAAGCACCCCGTCGGCGAGGCAGCCGTCGAGAAGGTGCACGCGAAGGGCAAGCTGACCGCTCGCGAACGCGTGCTGGCACTGCTCGACGAAGGGTCGTTCGTCGAACTCGACGCGCTGGCCAAGCACCGCAGCACCAACTTCGGGCTGGCCGAGAACCGGCCGGTCGGCGACGGTGTGGTGACCGGTTACGGCACCATCGACGGCCGCGACGTGTGCATCTTCAGCCAGGACGCCACGGTGTTCGGCGGCAGCCTCGGCGAGGTGTACGGCGAGAAGATCGTCAAGGTCCAGGAGCTGGCCATCAAGACCGGCCGCCCGCTGATCGGCATCAACGACGGCGCCGGCGCCCGCATCCAGGAGGGTGTGGTCTCGCTCGGCCTGTACAGCAAGATCTTCCGCAACAACATCCTGGCCTCCGGCGTCATCCCGCAGATCTCGCTGATCATGGGTGCCGCGGCCGGTGGGCACGTCTACTCCCCCGCCCTGACCGACTTCATCGTCATGGTCGACCAGACCAGCCAGATGTTCATCACCGGCCCGGACGTCATCAAGACCGTCACCGGCGAGAACGTCACCATGGAGGAGCTCGGTGGCGCACACACCCATATGGCCAAGTCGGGTACCGCGCACTATGTCGCCTCCGGCGAGCAGGACGCCTTCGACTACGTCCGCGATCTGCTGAGCTACCTGCCGTCGAACAACTACGCCGATCCGCCGCGCTTCCCGGCGCCGCCGCACCCGGGCGCCATCGAGGACAACCTCACCGCCGAGGATCTCGAGCTCGACACGCTGATCCCGGATTCGCCCAACCAGCCCTATGACATGCACGAGGTCATCTCGCGCATCCTCGACGACGACGAGTTCCTCGAGGTGCAGGCCGGGTACGCGGGCAACATCGTCATCGGCTACGGCCGGGTGGACGGCCGCACCGTCGGCATCGTCGCCAACCAGCCCACCCAGTTCGCCGGCTGCCTGGACATCAACGCCTCCGAGAAGGCGGCCCGGTTCATCCGGACGTGTGACTGCTTCAACATCCCGATCGTGCTGCTGGTCGACGTGCCGGGCTTCCTGCCGGGTACCGACCAGGAGTACAACGGCATCATCCGCCGCGGCGCCAAGCTGCTGTACGCCTACGGCGAGGCGACGGTCGCCAAGGTCACCGTGATCACCCGTAAGTCCTACGGCGGCGCGTACTGCGTCATGGGATCCAAGGACATGGGCGCCGACGTGGTGGTGGCATGGCCGACCGCGCAGATCGCCGTGATGGGCGCCTCGGGTGCGGTGGGCTTCGTGTACCGCAGCCAGCTCAAGGACGCCGCCGCCAAGGGCGAGGACGTCGACGCGCTGCGGCTGGAGCTGCAGCAGGACTACGAGGACACCCTGGTGAACCCGTACGTCGCAGCCGAGCGTGGTTATGTCGACGCGGTCATCCCGCCGTCGCACACCCGCGGCTATGTGGCCACCGCGCTGCGGCTGCTGGAACGCAAGATCAGCACGGTCCCGCCGAAGAAGCACGGGAACATTCCACTGTGA
- a CDS encoding acyl-CoA carboxylase subunit epsilon, protein MSDANEATNHEPHIKVLKGNPTAEELAALIGVLSAAGGGPADTTPAAIDLWGHPVDRLRYTVHSWQRITLLERQHMRR, encoded by the coding sequence GTGAGCGACGCGAACGAAGCCACGAACCACGAGCCGCACATCAAGGTACTCAAGGGCAACCCGACCGCCGAAGAGCTCGCCGCACTGATCGGCGTGCTCTCCGCGGCGGGCGGTGGGCCCGCGGACACCACCCCGGCCGCCATCGACCTGTGGGGGCACCCGGTCGACCGGTTGCGCTACACGGTGCACAGCTGGCAGCGGATCACGCTGCTGGAGCGGCAACACATGCGGCGATGA